One genomic segment of Ictidomys tridecemlineatus isolate mIctTri1 chromosome Y, mIctTri1.hap1, whole genome shotgun sequence includes these proteins:
- the LOC144371976 gene encoding uncharacterized protein LOC144371976 has product MRLSYVCQRLICPSFLHRHITSHSGHKCHKHEECEDKPCEFKQYRQSLVLLKSVHTQMLIQTGEGPYERTVCGKVSSCSSDIQRHEDTHTGWQPYEYQKCAGASSSFPDVQRHMRTHRGGKHFQCEVCGEAFHFSSLFRKHEKIHSGKKLYQCKEGGQTFISHTSLQRHRITHTGNVPFKCKVCGKDFAYPSSLRILHRTHIGENLYECKQCGKAFATSRNLQIHGRTHIGEKLYECKQCGKALATSHQLHKHGRIHTIKKPYECQQCGKALTTAFGLQIHERTHTGEKPYECKQCGKAFTQSSGLHSHEQTHTGEKPYACKQCGKAFATSSYLHRHGRTHTGEKPHKCKQCGKAFAIFSYLQSHEKTHTGEKPYKCEQCGKAFSTSSHLHIHGRRHTREKCSECQQCGKVFTTSSGLQIHERTHTGEKPYECKQCGKAFTQSSHFYSHEKTHTGAKPYDCKQCGKAIATSSYLHKHGRTHIGEKPHKCMQCGKAFAIFSYLQSHEKTHTGEKPYKCEQCGKAFATSHQLHKHGRIHTREKPYECQQCGIALTSSTGLQIHERTHTGEKPYECKQCGKAFTQSSSLHSHVKTHTGEKPYACKQCGKAFSRSSSLYIHGRLHTSEKPYACKQCGKAFATFRYLQSHEKTHTGEKPYKCEQCAKAFSTSSYLHIHGRRHTREKCSKCQQCGKVFTTACGLQIHERTHTGEKPYECKQCGKAFSTSSSLQIHGRLHTGEKPYECKQCGKAFARSDYLQIHGRMHTGEKPYECKQCGKAFSTSSNLQIHGRRHTREKCSECQQCGKVFTTASGLQIHERTHTGEKPYECKQCEKAFTQSSHLHSHEKTHSGAKPYDCKQCGKAFATFPTLHRHGRTHTREKHYE; this is encoded by the coding sequence ATGAGGTTGTCATATGTGTGCCAAAGACTCATATGCCCTTCATTCCTTCATAGGCACATCACATCTCACTCTGGACACAAATGCCACAAGCATGAGGAATGTGAAGACAAGCCATGCGAATTTAAACAGTACAGGCAATCCCTGGTTTTGCTCAAAAGTGTTCACACACAAATGTTAATACAAACTGGAGAGGGACCCTATGAACGTACAGTATGTGGGAAAGTCTCCAGTTGTTCCAGTGACATTCAAAGGCATGAAGATACTCATACTGGGTGGCAACCCTATGAATATCAAAAATGTGCTGGAGCCTCTTCTTCTTTCCCAGATGTTCAAAGACACATGAGAACACACAGAGGAGGTAAACATTTTCAATGTGAGGTATGTGGGGAagcctttcatttctcctctttatttagaaaacatgaaaaaattcatTCTGGAAAGAAACTCTATCAATGTAAAGAAGGTGGTCAAACCTTTATTTCACACACAAGTCTTCAAAGGCACAGGATCACACACACGGGGAATGTACCTTTCAAAtgtaaggtatgtgggaaagaTTTTGCTTATCCCAGTTCACTTAGAATACTTCACAGAACACATATTGGAGAGAACctctatgaatgtaagcagtgtgggaaagcctttgctacatcccgtAACCTTCAGATTCATGGGAGAACACATATCGGAGAGAAGCTTTATgagtgtaagcagtgtggcaaagccttagCTACATCTCATCAGCTTCATAAACATGGAAgaatacatacaataaaaaagccctatgaatgtcaacaatgtggaaaagccctTACTACTGCCTTtggccttcagatacatgaacgaactcatactggagagaagccatatgaatgtaagcagtgtgggaaagccttcactcagtcctctggccttcactcacatgaacaaactcatactggagagaagccctatgcatgtaagcagtgtggcaaagcctttgccaCATCCAGTTACCTTCacagacatggaagaacacatactggagagaagccccataaatgtaagcagtgtggcaaagcctttgctatatTCAGTTACCTTCagtcacatgaaaaaactcatactggggagaagccataTAAATgtgagcagtgtggaaaagccttttctaCATCTAGTCACCTTCATATTCATGGAAGAAGACATACTAGAGAGAAATGCtctgaatgtcaacaatgtggaaaagtcttcactacTTCCTCtggccttcagatacatgaacgaactcatactggagagaagccctatgaatgtaagcagtgtgggaaagccttcactcagtcctctcacTTTTactcacatgaaaaaactcatactggagcaaagccctatgattgtaagcagtgtggcaaagccatTGCTACGTCCAGTTACCTTCACaaacatggaagaacacatattGGAGAGAAGCCCCATAAATGTatgcagtgtggcaaagcctttgctatatTCAGTTACCTTCagtcacatgaaaaaactcatactggggagaagccataTAAATGtgagcagtgtggcaaagcctttgctacatctcatcagcttcataaacatggaagaatacataccagagaaaagccctatgaatgtcaacaatgtggaataGCCCTTACTTCTTCCACtggccttcagatacatgaacgaactcatactggagagaagccatatgaatgtaagcagtgtgggaaagccttcactcagtcctctagCCTTCACTCACATgtaaaaactcatactggagagaagccctatgcatgtaagcagtgtggcaaagccttttctagaTCCAGTTCTCTTTACATTCATGGAAGACTGCATACTTCAGAAAAGCCCtatgcatgtaagcagtgtggcaaagcctttgctacattcCGTTACCTTCagtcacatgaaaaaactcatactggggagaagccctataaGTGTGAGCAGTGTGCAAAAGCCTTTTCTACATCTAGTTACCTTCATATTCATGGAAGAAGACATACTAGAGAGAAATGCTctaaatgtcaacaatgtggaaaagtcttcactacTGCCTGtggccttcagatacatgaacgaactcatactggagagaagccctatgaatgtaagcagtgtggcaaagccttttctacatccagttctcttcagattcatggaagactacatactggagaaaagccctatgaatgtaagcagtgtgggaaagcctttgctagatccgattatcttcagattcatggaagaatgcatactggagagaagccctatgaatgtaagcagtgtggaaaagccttttctacatctagtaaccttcagattcatggaagaagacatactagagagaaatgctctgaatgtcaacaatgtggaaaagtcttcactacTGCCTCtggccttcagatacatgaacgaactcatactggagagaagccctatgaatgtaaacagtgtgagaaagccttcactcagtcctctcaccttcactcacatgaaaaaactcatagtGGAGCAAAGCCCTATGATTGTAAACAGTGTGGTAAAGCCTTTGCTACATTTCCTACACTTCacagacatggaagaacacataccaGAGAAAAGCACTATGAATAA
- the LOC144371978 gene encoding uncharacterized protein LOC144371978: protein MLEVLSNLASLGNKWEDKNTEVQIENSGSNVRQITSYSGHKYYKHGECEEKPCELKQYKKSLVSPKNVHTQMLIQTGDGPFKCTVRGKVIRHSSDIQRHKDTHTGWQPYEYQQCSEASSSPTGVPRHMRKHSERKRFQCEVCGKVFCFSSLLRRHERTHAGEKVYECKGGGPTCISHTSLQRHRITHMGNEGFKCKVCGKDFAYPSLLRIHQRMHTGEKPYECKQCGKAFSRSSYLQIHGRMHTGEKPYACKQCGKAFTQSTNLHTHEKTHTGEKPYACKQCGKAFSKFSSLQIHGRVHTGEKPYECKQCGKAFATFSYLQLHEKTHTGEKPYKCEQCGKAFSTSSNLQIHGRRHTREKCSECQQCGKVFTTACGLQIHERTHTGEKPYECKQCGKAFTQSSSLHLHEKSHTGAKPYYCKQCGKAFATSMYLQIHGRMHTGEKPYECKQCGKAFATSSHLHAHEKTHTGQKPYECKQCGKAFSRSSYLQIHGRMHTGEKPYACKQCGKAFTQSTNLHTHEKTHTGEKPYSCKQCGKAFSKFSSLQIHGRMHTGEKPYECKQCGKAFATFSYLQSHEKTHTGEKPYKCEQCGKAFSTSSNLQIHGRRHTREKCSECQQCGKVFTTASGLQIHERTHTGEKPYECKQCGKAFTQSSSLHLHEKTHTGAKPYDCKQCGKAFATSTYLQIHGRMHTGEKPYECKQCGKAFATSSHLHSHEKTHTGQKPYECKQCGKAFSRSSYLQIHGRMHTGEKPYECKQCGKAFAASPTLHTHERIHAREKRYE, encoded by the exons gaAACAAGTGGGAAGACAAGAACACTGAAGTTCAGATTGAAAACTCTGGGAGCAATGTAAG GCAGATCACATCATACTCTGGACACAAATACTACAAGCATGGGGAATGTGAAGAGAAGCCATGTGAATTGAAACAATATAAGAAATCTCTGGTTTCTCCCAAAAATGTTCACACACAAATGTTAATACAAACTGGAGATGGACCTTTTAAATGTACAGTACGTGGGAAAGTCATCCGTCATTCCAGTGACATTCAAAGGCATAAAGATACTCATACTGGGTGGCAACCCTACGAATATCAACAATGTAGTGAAGCCTCGTCTTCTCCCACGGGTGTTCCACGACAcatgagaaaacacagtgaacgTAAACGTTTTCAAtgtgaggtatgtgggaaagtcttttgtttctcctctttattaagaagacatgaaagaactcatgcTGGAGAGAAAGTGTATGAATGTAAAGGAGGTGGTCCGACCTGTATTTCACACACAAGTCTTCAAAGGCACAGGATCACACACATGGGGAATGAAGGTTTCAAAtgtaaggtatgtgggaaagactttgctTATCCCAGTTTACTTAGAATACATCagagaatgcacactggagagaagccctatgaatgtaagcagtgtggcaaagccttttctagatccagttaccttcagattcatggaagaatgcacactggagagaagccctatgcatgtaagcagtgtggcaaagccttcactcagtccacTAACcttcacacacatgaaaaaactcacactggagagaagccctatgcatgtaagcagtgtggcaaagccttttctaaatTCAGTtctcttcagattcatggaagagtgcatactggagaaaagccctatgaatgtaagcagtgtggcaaagcctttgctacattcAGTTACCTTCAGttacatgaaaaaactcatactggggagaagccttATAAATgtgagcagtgtggaaaagccttttctacatctagtaaccttcagattcatggaagaagacATACTAGAGAGAAATGCTCTGAATGTCAACAGtgtggaaaagtcttcactacTGCCTGtggccttcagatacatgaacgaactcatactggagagaagccctatgaatgtaagcagtgtgggaaagccttcactcagtcctctagCCTTCACTTACATGAGAAAAGTCATACTGGAGCGAAGCCCTATtattgtaagcagtgtggcaaagcctttgctacgtCCATgtaccttcagattcatggaagaatgcacactggagagaagccatatgaatgtaagcagtgtggcaaagcctttgctacatccagtCACCTTCAcgcacatgaaaaaactcatactggacagaagccttatgaatgtaagcagtgtggcaaagccttttctagatccagttaccttcagattcatggaagaatgcacactggagagaagccctatgcatgtaagcagtgtggcaaagccttcactcagtccacTAACcttcacacacatgaaaaaactcatactggagagaagccctattcatgtaagcagtgtggcaaagccttttctaaatTCAGTtctcttcagattcatggaagaatgcatactggagaaaagccctatgaatgtaagcagtgtggaaaagcctttgctacattcAGTTACCTTCagtcacatgaaaaaactcatactggggagaagccttATAAATgtgagcagtgtggaaaagccttttctaCATCTAGTAACCTTCAAATTCATGGAAGAAGACATACTAGAGAGAAATGCtctgaatgtcaacaatgtggaaaagtcttcactacTGCCTCtggccttcagatacatgaacgaactcatactggagagaagccctatgaatgtaagcagtgtgggaaagccttcactcagtcctctagCCTTCACTTACATGAGAAAACTCATACTGGTGCGAAGCCCTAtgattgtaagcagtgtggcaaagcctttgctacatccacttaccttcagattcatggaagaatgcacactggagagaagccatatgaatgtaagcagtgtggcaaagcctttgctacatccagtcaccttcactcacatgaaaaaactcatactggacagaagccttatgaatgtaagcagtgtggcaaagccttttctagatccagttaccttcagattcatggaagaatgcacactggagagaagccctatgaatgtaagcagtgtggcaaagcctttgctgcATCCCCTACGCTTCACACACATGAAAGAATCCATGCCAGAGAAAAGCGCTATGAATaa